In a single window of the Hydrogenobaculum sp. 3684 genome:
- the rlmN gene encoding 23S rRNA (adenine(2503)-C(2))-methyltransferase RlmN, whose amino-acid sequence MINLLEDYFELQEKLNLEKYRISQIKSWAFKKKITDINLMTDIPKSLRQELRIDFHVLSLDSFVEGEDSTKFVFKTKDGHFIESVLIKEKDHYTLCISTQVGCAVGCKFCVSTIGGLLRNLSFSEIVDQYFYISILRSIFIRNIVFMGMGEPLANFENLKKASFIFLKEFELSKRHITISTSAYTNYIKKLKEDSFLNKLNLAISLNASDDETRKALMPNVIGSLKELFEILKTYPLEPRRRITIEYVLIKDINSSLKDAKNLVNLLKNLKHKIKVNLIPYNESPILQFERPSESQIYRFQQELLKNDVSCTIRWSKGLELAAACGHLSRIRTFDMINIQ is encoded by the coding sequence ATGATAAACTTATTGGAAGATTACTTTGAACTACAAGAAAAATTAAACTTAGAAAAGTATAGAATATCTCAAATTAAATCTTGGGCTTTTAAGAAAAAAATAACCGATATAAACCTCATGACAGATATTCCTAAAAGCCTAAGACAAGAACTAAGAATAGATTTTCACGTGCTAAGCTTAGATTCTTTTGTAGAAGGGGAGGATTCCACAAAGTTTGTTTTTAAAACAAAAGATGGGCACTTTATAGAAAGTGTACTGATAAAAGAAAAAGACCATTATACACTTTGCATATCTACACAAGTTGGCTGTGCGGTGGGGTGTAAGTTTTGCGTTAGCACCATAGGAGGACTTTTGAGAAATTTAAGCTTTTCAGAGATAGTAGATCAGTATTTTTACATATCTATACTAAGAAGTATCTTTATAAGAAATATCGTTTTTATGGGCATGGGAGAGCCTCTTGCAAACTTTGAAAATCTAAAAAAAGCATCTTTTATCTTCCTAAAAGAGTTTGAACTTTCCAAAAGACATATAACTATATCCACAAGCGCCTATACAAACTATATCAAAAAACTAAAAGAAGACAGTTTTTTAAACAAACTAAACCTAGCCATATCATTAAACGCCTCAGATGATGAAACAAGAAAAGCGCTTATGCCCAATGTAATAGGATCTTTAAAAGAACTTTTTGAGATTTTAAAAACATACCCATTAGAACCAAGAAGGCGCATCACAATAGAGTATGTACTTATAAAAGATATAAACAGCTCTTTAAAAGATGCCAAAAACCTTGTAAATCTTCTTAAAAACCTAAAACATAAAATAAAGGTAAATTTAATACCTTACAACGAAAGCCCTATATTACAATTTGAAAGACCAAGCGAAAGCCAAATATACAGATTTCAGCAAGAGCTTTTGAAAAATGATGTATCCTGCACAATAAGATGGAGTAAAGGTTTAGAGCTAGCTGCCGCTTGCGGACATCTAAGTAGAATAAGGACTTTTGATATGATAAATATACAATGA
- a CDS encoding type 1 glutamine amidotransferase has translation MKALILRHVQIEHAGVFNYILSSKGIDIRYVDQAKELPQEEFDILFVLGGYMGVYEESQYPFLSREFRIIEHFLKAKKPILGICLGAQMLAHVLGEKVYKGQNGKEIGWYEIRKENDHKFFKGFPDKLMVFQWHQDTFDLPKNALRIYSSDKYQNQAFVYENAVGLQFHIELTKDMIKEWIEAYEEDLKQENIEKDTLIKEDYIKTTNELSYKLIENMFQ, from the coding sequence ATGAAAGCTCTAATACTAAGGCATGTTCAGATAGAGCATGCCGGTGTTTTTAACTACATACTATCATCAAAAGGTATAGATATTAGATATGTAGACCAGGCAAAAGAACTTCCACAAGAAGAGTTTGATATACTTTTTGTGCTTGGTGGTTATATGGGCGTTTACGAAGAGAGCCAATATCCATTTTTAAGTAGAGAGTTTAGAATAATAGAGCATTTTTTAAAAGCCAAAAAACCAATATTAGGTATATGCCTTGGGGCTCAGATGCTTGCACATGTGTTAGGGGAGAAAGTCTACAAAGGACAAAACGGCAAAGAGATAGGATGGTATGAGATAAGAAAAGAAAACGACCATAAATTTTTTAAGGGTTTTCCAGATAAACTTATGGTTTTTCAATGGCATCAAGATACTTTTGACCTACCAAAAAACGCTTTAAGAATATACAGCTCAGATAAGTATCAAAACCAAGCTTTTGTTTATGAAAATGCCGTAGGTCTTCAATTTCATATAGAGCTAACAAAAGACATGATAAAAGAGTGGATAGAAGCCTATGAAGAAGATTTAAAACAAGAAAATATAGAAAAAGACACCCTTATAAAAGAAGATTATATAAAAACCACAAATGAACTATCCTACAAACTAATAGAAAATATGTTCCAATGA
- a CDS encoding ferredoxin, with amino-acid sequence MFKHVFVCVNQRPPGHPMGSCAEKGSRDVYTAFADALQQDPQLMMTVVVTPTGCLGPCGMGPTVVVYPEGIWYGGVKKEDVNEIIESHLKEDKPVERLIISKGKPPGML; translated from the coding sequence ATGTTTAAACACGTATTCGTATGCGTAAATCAAAGACCACCAGGCCATCCTATGGGTTCTTGTGCAGAAAAAGGAAGTAGGGACGTTTATACAGCCTTTGCGGATGCCCTTCAACAAGACCCTCAGCTTATGATGACAGTGGTGGTAACACCAACAGGTTGCCTTGGACCTTGCGGTATGGGACCAACGGTGGTGGTATATCCAGAAGGCATATGGTATGGCGGTGTAAAAAAAGAAGATGTAAACGAAATCATTGAAAGTCATCTAAAGGAAGACAAACCAGTAGAAAGACTTATCATATCTAAAGGAAAACCACCAGGCATGCTTTGA
- a CDS encoding carbohydrate porin, whose protein sequence is MKATFVGQYSTNFNSPYEGPMTFGNPYKNNGGGRSEEVTQSYGLYTGAQLTKDIQAYLDIQLFKGNGVGYGQGIGGYPNFLYIRAGSSDLGKNPYIARAYIIYTKALSQSLEYEGRAPDQLPGYYPKEYFYIKIGKFSLADDFDNNRYANSPRTQFLNYDFNDNVAWDYGADTRGYTVGVESGVVKKHYSFKIALGAEPTMANGNTYDQSGAYSLNTQLSLRPNDIGTVIRLLGMLNYGRMGSYTEAMDNFSYYYSPNSPCYYTKFGPNGALAGYDYPVICTESKDHKRYKWGFFLNLEQPIADDGKTGLFLRAGFNNGQTEDFAYTDADRDIAGGISINGVHWKRPKDQLGIGLAINALSNTHKRYLESGTINEPSSSFFVGSGQNGQFNYGYEEIMEAYYKYQLNKYISISPDAQYIRHPGYDKNRGPLWVYGLRVNAQF, encoded by the coding sequence ATGAAAGCAACATTTGTGGGTCAATACTCTACAAACTTCAACTCCCCTTACGAAGGACCTATGACCTTTGGTAATCCATATAAAAACAACGGTGGTGGAAGATCCGAAGAGGTAACCCAGTCTTATGGTTTATACACAGGAGCACAGCTTACAAAAGATATCCAAGCTTATCTTGATATACAGCTTTTTAAAGGAAACGGCGTAGGTTATGGTCAAGGAATAGGTGGTTATCCAAACTTCCTTTACATAAGGGCAGGGTCATCTGATCTTGGCAAAAACCCATATATAGCAAGAGCTTATATTATATACACAAAAGCCCTATCTCAATCTTTGGAGTATGAAGGAAGAGCTCCAGATCAGCTTCCAGGGTACTATCCAAAAGAATATTTTTATATCAAGATAGGAAAGTTTTCCCTAGCAGATGATTTTGATAACAACCGATATGCTAACTCTCCAAGAACTCAGTTTTTAAACTATGATTTTAACGACAACGTAGCTTGGGATTACGGAGCAGATACAAGAGGATACACAGTAGGTGTAGAATCTGGTGTTGTTAAGAAACACTATTCTTTTAAAATAGCTTTAGGGGCAGAACCTACCATGGCAAACGGCAACACCTACGATCAGTCTGGAGCTTACAGTCTAAACACACAGCTTTCTCTAAGACCAAACGACATAGGAACTGTGATAAGGCTTCTTGGCATGCTAAACTACGGTAGGATGGGAAGCTATACTGAGGCTATGGATAATTTTAGCTATTATTATTCTCCAAATAGCCCTTGTTATTACACAAAATTTGGACCAAATGGAGCTTTGGCAGGATATGATTACCCTGTTATATGCACAGAGTCAAAAGATCACAAAAGATACAAATGGGGATTTTTCCTAAACTTAGAACAACCTATAGCAGATGATGGTAAAACAGGACTCTTTTTAAGAGCTGGTTTTAACAACGGACAAACAGAAGATTTTGCCTACACCGATGCAGATAGAGACATAGCAGGCGGTATTTCTATAAACGGCGTTCATTGGAAAAGGCCCAAAGATCAACTTGGTATAGGCCTTGCCATAAACGCCCTTTCAAACACCCACAAAAGATATTTGGAATCAGGTACCATCAACGAACCATCATCTTCATTCTTTGTAGGCTCAGGTCAAAACGGACAATTTAACTATGGCTATGAAGAAATAATGGAAGCTTACTACAAGTATCAACTAAACAAGTATATATCTATATCTCCAGATGCTCAATACATAAGACATCCAGGGTATGATAAGAATAGAGGTCCTTTGTGGGTTTATGGGCTTAGAGTAAATGCACAGTTTTAG
- a CDS encoding HoxN/HupN/NixA family nickel/cobalt transporter: protein MKSAKLMLFGLLVFNTLVWSLFVTSFYNIPGLLAIGGMAYLFGLRHAFDADHIAAIDNTTRKLVQDGKNANSVGFFFSLGHSSVVIGLSVALIFATKAVKNSIPTLQNMGNIVGTLISALFLTLIGIINIFIFKALYDIYKMYRESSSEYQEELNKIFQELLNKRGFMGRFFSFLYKKIDAPYKMYIVGFLFGLGFDTATEIAILGISVALAKTSMNIWSILLFPLLFTAGMTLMDSFDSFIMNNIYAWTNNDPIRRLSFNLVITGASIFIALFIGMLEFLQIITQEFMPKAYFTNLVNSIPLGKVGIFIVLFMIFIFLGAFIFYGKAIKQDMYHTRNIN, encoded by the coding sequence ATGAAAAGTGCAAAACTTATGCTTTTTGGGCTTTTGGTGTTCAACACTCTGGTATGGAGTTTATTCGTAACAAGCTTTTACAATATACCAGGGCTTTTGGCTATAGGAGGTATGGCGTATCTTTTTGGACTAAGACATGCATTTGATGCGGATCATATAGCAGCCATAGACAACACCACAAGAAAATTGGTTCAGGATGGTAAAAATGCCAACAGCGTAGGTTTTTTCTTCTCCCTTGGACATTCAAGCGTTGTTATAGGGTTGTCGGTAGCTCTTATATTTGCCACAAAGGCCGTAAAAAACTCTATACCCACTTTGCAAAACATGGGAAACATAGTAGGCACTCTCATATCAGCTTTATTTTTAACGCTCATAGGTATTATCAACATATTCATATTTAAAGCCCTATACGATATATATAAAATGTATAGAGAATCTTCTTCTGAATATCAAGAAGAACTAAACAAGATATTTCAAGAGCTTTTAAACAAAAGAGGTTTTATGGGAAGGTTTTTTAGCTTTTTGTATAAAAAAATAGATGCCCCTTACAAAATGTATATAGTAGGATTTTTGTTTGGTCTTGGGTTTGATACGGCTACAGAAATTGCTATACTTGGTATATCTGTGGCTTTGGCAAAGACAAGTATGAATATATGGAGCATACTGTTGTTTCCACTGCTTTTCACAGCAGGTATGACGTTAATGGATTCTTTTGATTCTTTTATCATGAACAACATATATGCTTGGACCAACAACGACCCTATAAGAAGACTATCTTTTAACCTTGTTATCACTGGTGCTAGTATTTTTATAGCCCTTTTTATAGGCATGCTGGAGTTTTTGCAAATTATAACACAAGAGTTTATGCCAAAAGCTTACTTTACAAATTTAGTTAACAGTATTCCCCTTGGTAAAGTTGGTATATTTATTGTGCTTTTTATGATATTTATATTTTTAGGAGCGTTTATTTTCTATGGAAAAGCTATAAAACAAGATATGTATCATACAAGAAATATAAATTAA
- the nikR gene encoding nickel-responsive transcriptional regulator NikR produces the protein MRKMDKSKVERICITIPKELVDFIDKKVEQSYASRSEFIRDLVREAIVEDEWEDENNELIGVLVIIYDHHKRELTQKLLDIQHNHYINILCTTHIHIDHNNCLETIMIKGPSQTIVETVNIISGLNGVKFAKLVKASKL, from the coding sequence ATGAGAAAGATGGACAAATCAAAGGTTGAAAGGATATGTATAACAATACCAAAAGAGCTTGTAGATTTTATAGACAAAAAAGTAGAGCAATCTTACGCATCAAGATCTGAGTTTATAAGAGATTTGGTAAGAGAGGCCATTGTAGAAGATGAATGGGAAGATGAAAACAATGAGCTTATAGGGGTTTTGGTGATAATATATGATCATCATAAAAGAGAGCTTACACAAAAGTTGCTCGATATACAGCACAACCATTATATAAACATTCTATGTACTACGCATATACATATAGATCATAACAATTGCTTAGAAACCATAATGATAAAAGGTCCTAGTCAAACGATAGTAGAAACTGTAAACATCATATCAGGTCTCAACGGCGTTAAATTTGCTAAGTTGGTAAAAGCTTCAAAACTATAA
- a CDS encoding TetR/AcrR family transcriptional regulator, whose translation MPNSKDEKKNQIIKVACELFAKSGYYNTTMPDIANASGMSVGNLYNYFESKEELAKETMLTVSKLVGEKLSYINSLNVSVKEKISLFVRNFFDIAKHEPQLMSYFLKVFLVNREVFKDGCEGFTCVKEIVTETMILLSDGVEKGELRNQEFFTAFSTMIGSIGGIVFLYYEGVLDNDLDYYEPYISENIYMALKA comes from the coding sequence ATGCCAAATAGCAAAGATGAGAAGAAAAACCAGATTATAAAAGTAGCCTGTGAGCTTTTTGCTAAAAGTGGTTATTATAACACAACAATGCCAGATATTGCAAACGCTTCGGGCATGAGTGTAGGCAACCTTTATAACTATTTTGAGTCAAAGGAAGAGCTAGCAAAAGAAACGATGCTAACTGTGTCTAAACTTGTAGGTGAAAAACTCTCTTATATAAACTCTTTGAACGTGAGCGTTAAAGAAAAAATAAGCTTATTTGTTAGGAATTTCTTTGACATTGCAAAACATGAACCTCAGCTTATGAGTTATTTTTTAAAGGTTTTCTTGGTGAATAGAGAAGTTTTCAAAGACGGATGCGAAGGTTTTACCTGTGTGAAAGAGATTGTTACGGAAACTATGATACTGCTTTCAGATGGCGTTGAAAAAGGAGAGCTTAGAAATCAAGAATTTTTCACAGCTTTTTCTACTATGATTGGTTCGATAGGGGGCATAGTGTTTTTATACTATGAAGGCGTTTTAGACAACGACTTAGACTACTACGAGCCCTACATATCAGAAAATATATATATGGCTTTAAAAGCATGA
- the dnaK gene encoding molecular chaperone DnaK has product MAEKVLGIDLGTTNSVVAVMIGGEPVVIANQEGARLTPSIVSYTKEKEVLVGDPAKRRAVLDPENTIYESKRFIGRKYEEVLDEAKRVSYKVVPDDKQDAAFEIPNIGRKVRPEEIGAQVLKKLKEAAEAYLGEKITKAVITVPAYFNERQRQATKDAGAIAGLEVQRILNEPTAAALAYGLDKQSDVKILVYDFGGGTFDVSILEGGDGVIEVKATNGDTHLGGANIDERIMEWLISEFKKETNIDLKNDKTALQRLKEASEQAKKELSFKMETEINLPFITIDPDTKQPMHLQKKLTRARLEEMIKDLIDRTMEIVKRALEDAKLTPKDINEVVLVGGSTRIPLVQQKIKEFFGKEPHKGVNPDEVVAVGAAIQAGVITGEVKDILLVDVTPLSLGLETLGGVMTTLIPRNTPIPYKKCEVFTTASDNQTEVEIHVLQGERPMAKDNKSLGRFTLTGIPPAPRGVPQIEVCFDIDVDGILHVTAKDKATGKEQSIKIQASGGLSKEDIEKMVKEAEMHAEEDRKNKELIEARNRLDSLIYNLEKLLNEHKDKIPQDLAQEAEAEISKGKQALNSADKNVIEEAYNKITNISNKIATSLYSSGQTPPPNDQNPPDDGFNARPV; this is encoded by the coding sequence ATGGCAGAAAAAGTATTGGGTATAGACCTTGGAACTACAAACTCTGTTGTAGCTGTAATGATAGGTGGTGAACCAGTGGTTATAGCAAACCAAGAAGGGGCTAGGTTGACTCCTTCGATAGTTTCATATACAAAAGAAAAGGAAGTTTTGGTGGGTGATCCAGCCAAAAGAAGAGCAGTACTAGACCCAGAAAACACTATATACGAATCCAAAAGGTTTATAGGTAGAAAATACGAAGAGGTTTTAGACGAAGCAAAAAGGGTATCTTACAAAGTGGTTCCAGATGACAAACAAGATGCAGCTTTTGAGATACCAAACATTGGAAGAAAGGTAAGACCCGAAGAAATAGGAGCTCAAGTGCTTAAAAAACTAAAAGAAGCAGCCGAAGCTTATCTTGGTGAAAAGATAACAAAAGCCGTTATAACAGTACCAGCATATTTTAACGAGCGTCAACGTCAAGCTACAAAAGACGCAGGAGCTATAGCAGGTTTAGAGGTCCAAAGAATATTAAATGAACCAACAGCGGCAGCTCTGGCCTATGGGCTTGACAAACAGTCTGATGTTAAAATCTTAGTATATGACTTTGGTGGTGGTACTTTTGACGTATCTATCCTAGAAGGTGGAGACGGTGTTATAGAGGTAAAAGCCACAAACGGCGATACACATTTGGGAGGTGCAAACATAGATGAGCGCATAATGGAATGGCTTATCTCTGAGTTTAAAAAAGAAACCAATATCGATCTTAAAAACGATAAAACAGCACTCCAACGCCTAAAAGAAGCTTCAGAACAAGCTAAAAAAGAGCTTTCTTTTAAGATGGAAACGGAAATAAACCTACCATTTATAACCATAGACCCAGATACCAAACAACCTATGCACCTACAGAAAAAACTCACCAGAGCGAGATTAGAAGAGATGATAAAAGACCTCATAGATAGAACTATGGAAATAGTAAAAAGGGCCTTAGAAGATGCAAAGCTAACTCCAAAAGATATAAACGAAGTGGTATTAGTGGGTGGTTCTACACGTATACCTCTAGTTCAACAAAAGATAAAAGAGTTCTTTGGCAAAGAACCTCACAAAGGTGTAAACCCAGATGAAGTAGTGGCAGTGGGTGCTGCTATACAAGCTGGTGTTATAACTGGTGAAGTAAAAGACATATTGCTTGTAGATGTAACACCGCTTTCTTTGGGTCTTGAAACGTTGGGTGGAGTGATGACTACCCTTATACCAAGAAATACGCCTATACCTTACAAAAAATGCGAAGTATTTACCACAGCTTCAGACAATCAAACAGAAGTAGAAATCCATGTGCTACAAGGTGAAAGACCAATGGCCAAAGACAACAAATCTCTTGGAAGATTTACCCTAACTGGTATACCACCAGCACCAAGAGGAGTACCACAAATAGAAGTATGCTTTGACATAGACGTTGATGGCATACTTCATGTGACTGCTAAAGACAAAGCTACAGGCAAAGAACAATCTATAAAGATACAAGCCTCCGGTGGACTCTCCAAAGAAGACATAGAAAAGATGGTAAAAGAAGCAGAAATGCACGCTGAAGAAGATAGAAAGAACAAAGAACTCATAGAAGCAAGAAATAGGCTAGACTCTTTGATTTACAACCTTGAGAAGCTTTTAAACGAACATAAAGACAAGATACCTCAAGATCTTGCCCAAGAAGCCGAAGCTGAGATATCAAAAGGCAAACAAGCACTAAATTCCGCCGATAAGAACGTTATAGAAGAAGCTTACAACAAAATAACAAATATATCCAACAAGATAGCTACAAGCTTATACTCTTCTGGTCAAACCCCACCACCAAACGATCAAAACCCACCAGATGACGGTTTTAACGCAAGACCAGTATAA
- a CDS encoding KaiC domain-containing protein, which produces MEENFDKEEVQGQEKPKPDLSAIYVGKEALEKAPKIYGVETGVEGLDDLFFVVESEKGKIVKKSLKGIPAYSVMNITGVSDTGKSLMAEQFSVYQAQKGKKVAFISVEAPANFVAASLKLRASAMGYKFEDFENNIILIDAASSDRLRENIPDLLATLAYAIKTYKINFTVVDSITGLFENKEMMARAIVRRMFNFMKKWYQTALFVSQKRSGHEELTAEAAGGYAVGHIVDGTMVLAKELVDSTYKARLYKKEIGDIVRLFRIDGCRMSGHDTKTHFLDITETGLVVIKEPIGKNVKSEEEANNS; this is translated from the coding sequence ATGGAAGAAAATTTTGACAAGGAAGAGGTTCAAGGACAGGAAAAACCTAAGCCAGATCTAAGCGCTATATACGTTGGCAAAGAAGCGCTTGAGAAAGCACCAAAAATATACGGCGTTGAAACTGGTGTTGAGGGGCTTGATGATTTGTTTTTCGTAGTAGAATCAGAAAAAGGCAAAATTGTAAAAAAGAGTCTAAAAGGTATACCAGCTTATTCGGTAATGAATATAACTGGTGTATCAGATACAGGTAAATCTCTCATGGCTGAGCAATTCAGCGTATATCAGGCTCAAAAGGGTAAAAAAGTAGCCTTTATAAGCGTAGAAGCCCCAGCTAACTTTGTAGCGGCTTCTCTAAAGCTAAGAGCTTCAGCTATGGGGTATAAGTTTGAAGATTTTGAAAACAACATAATACTTATAGATGCTGCTTCTTCGGATAGGCTTAGAGAAAATATACCTGATTTACTAGCAACTCTGGCTTACGCTATAAAAACCTACAAAATAAACTTCACTGTAGTGGATTCTATCACTGGGCTATTTGAAAACAAAGAGATGATGGCAAGAGCAATAGTAAGAAGGATGTTCAACTTTATGAAAAAATGGTATCAGACGGCTCTTTTTGTATCCCAGAAAAGAAGCGGTCATGAAGAGCTTACCGCTGAAGCGGCTGGAGGCTATGCTGTAGGTCATATAGTAGATGGTACTATGGTGCTGGCAAAGGAGTTAGTGGATTCTACTTACAAGGCGAGGCTTTATAAAAAAGAAATAGGTGATATAGTAAGGCTTTTTAGAATAGATGGTTGCAGGATGTCTGGGCACGACACAAAGACGCATTTTTTGGATATCACAGAAACAGGGCTCGTAGTGATAAAAGAGCCCATAGGTAAAAATGTAAAATCCGAAGAGGAGGCTAACAACAGTTGA
- a CDS encoding regulatory domain containing protein, with protein sequence MITLNGAFENEQDLERLVERVFLKAIDLLGGLSKLSEFRTLTWLPSLARASYVIVLKEEYIKPEEEIAAKVGLTKNTVKNILRADPTLAMEKIKKLEELTKEESKEMKVHTAGGIAKLAYKFVKDGQDAQSLVHYCSLIAQDIVRDLDVPWAYLVLKNTKGIKYPITDGNVLQEKLKNVKIKNVNTEEIIKLIHYPIKTPAALIHEIKQAIHDQIKD encoded by the coding sequence ATGATTACGCTAAACGGTGCTTTTGAAAACGAGCAAGACTTGGAAAGGTTGGTGGAAAGAGTTTTCTTAAAAGCCATAGACCTTCTTGGAGGTCTTTCTAAGCTTTCTGAGTTTAGGACTCTAACATGGCTTCCTTCTTTGGCTAGAGCCTCTTATGTGATTGTTTTAAAAGAAGAGTACATAAAACCAGAAGAAGAGATAGCTGCTAAGGTAGGACTTACCAAGAACACTGTAAAAAATATATTAAGGGCCGATCCAACCCTTGCCATGGAAAAGATAAAAAAGTTAGAGGAGCTTACAAAAGAAGAATCTAAGGAAATGAAGGTTCATACAGCTGGTGGTATTGCGAAATTAGCTTACAAGTTTGTAAAAGACGGCCAGGATGCCCAAAGCCTCGTGCATTACTGTTCTTTGATAGCTCAGGATATCGTAAGAGATTTGGATGTACCGTGGGCTTATCTTGTGCTTAAAAATACCAAAGGTATAAAATATCCAATAACAGATGGCAATGTTTTACAAGAAAAGCTAAAAAACGTAAAGATTAAGAATGTTAATACAGAAGAGATAATAAAGCTAATACACTACCCTATCAAAACCCCAGCAGCCCTTATACACGAGATAAAGCAAGCTATTCATGATCAAATAAAAGATTAG